One window from the genome of Deltaproteobacteria bacterium encodes:
- a CDS encoding cation:proton antiporter subunit C, which translates to MDFIIAKYNYWIYIALMMIGFYAMIAKNNFIKKIIGMNIFQTAIILFFISIAFKKGGATLPILTDADAHGHHAITVAEYINPLPHVLMLTAIVVMVATLGVALAIVIMMYRKYHTLEEDEILKEIE; encoded by the coding sequence CATCATCGCCAAGTACAATTACTGGATCTATATAGCCCTCATGATGATCGGGTTCTATGCGATGATCGCCAAGAACAATTTTATAAAAAAGATCATCGGGATGAACATATTCCAGACGGCGATCATCCTCTTTTTCATATCCATCGCATTCAAGAAAGGTGGCGCAACTCTGCCGATCCTTACCGATGCGGACGCTCACGGCCATCACGCAATTACCGTAGCCGAGTACATCAATCCGCTTCCCCATGTCCTCATGCTTACCGCGATCGTCGTCATGGTCGCGACTCTCGGTGTCGCCCTGGCGATCGTCATCATGATGTACCGCAAATATCATACGCTTGAAGAAGACGAAATACTGAAGGAAATAGAATGA